A window of Halobellus sp. LT62 contains these coding sequences:
- a CDS encoding DUF99 family protein has product MKPGTRALGIAESTDERSGRCVLCGAVVRADRVVDGVAFATATVGGLDATDAVRTLFDRLGREDVQYLLISGVAPAWFNLLDLDRIAEATERPVLSVSFEESPGLEPALREQFDGDALDARLAVYERLPPRRRLRVNDETVFVRSLGVGDASEETARVVRAYTPAGGRPEPLRVARLAARAARQWRSGGLDSDVSASNDADRHG; this is encoded by the coding sequence GTGAAGCCCGGGACGCGGGCGCTCGGAATCGCCGAATCGACCGACGAGCGGAGCGGCCGCTGTGTTCTCTGCGGTGCCGTCGTCCGCGCCGACCGCGTCGTCGACGGCGTCGCCTTCGCGACGGCGACCGTCGGCGGCCTCGACGCCACCGACGCCGTCCGAACGCTGTTCGATCGCTTGGGACGGGAAGACGTGCAGTACCTCCTGATCTCCGGCGTCGCCCCCGCGTGGTTCAACCTCCTCGACCTCGATCGGATCGCCGAAGCGACGGAGCGGCCGGTCCTTTCGGTCTCCTTCGAGGAGAGTCCGGGACTCGAGCCTGCGCTCCGTGAGCAGTTCGACGGCGACGCGCTCGATGCCCGACTCGCGGTCTACGAACGGCTGCCGCCGCGTCGGCGACTCCGCGTGAACGACGAGACGGTGTTCGTCCGGAGCCTCGGCGTCGGGGACGCGTCCGAGGAGACCGCCCGCGTTGTTCGCGCCTACACGCCCGCTGGTGGCCGTCCCGAGCCACTCCGCGTCGCGCGCCTCGCTGCGCGCGCCGCTCGGCAGTGGCGTTCAGGGGGACTCGATAGCGACGTCTCCGCCTCGAACGACGCGGACCGTCACGGGTAA
- a CDS encoding uracil-DNA glycosylase codes for MTDEETDAIANDAGGAMEGLDVRSCQRCPELVESRSRIVNGVGPAEADLVFLGEAPGANEDEQGEPFVGRSGSILDDALRDAGLARADVRITNCVRCRPPENRDPTREELANCKGYLEREFALVDPELVVTLGKVPSEHLLDRSVAVTKEAGDVVDVRLGERSYRAVVSVHPAATLYDGSQRETFFETIAHAADLAGVGESDGGQANLGDF; via the coding sequence ATGACTGACGAGGAGACCGACGCGATCGCGAACGACGCCGGCGGCGCGATGGAGGGTCTCGACGTCCGTTCCTGCCAGCGCTGTCCCGAACTCGTGGAGTCGCGCTCGCGGATCGTCAACGGCGTCGGTCCCGCCGAGGCCGACCTCGTCTTCCTCGGCGAGGCACCCGGCGCGAACGAGGACGAGCAGGGCGAGCCGTTCGTGGGTCGATCGGGGAGCATCCTCGACGACGCGCTCCGGGATGCGGGACTCGCCCGTGCCGACGTCCGGATCACGAACTGCGTCCGCTGCCGGCCGCCGGAAAACCGCGATCCGACGCGTGAGGAACTCGCGAACTGCAAGGGCTATCTCGAACGCGAGTTCGCACTCGTCGATCCGGAACTCGTCGTGACGCTCGGAAAGGTCCCCTCCGAGCACCTGCTGGACCGTTCGGTCGCCGTCACGAAGGAGGCCGGCGACGTCGTCGACGTCCGCCTCGGCGAGCGTTCCTACCGTGCCGTGGTCTCGGTTCACCCCGCGGCGACGCTGTACGACGGCAGCCAGCGGGAGACGTTCTTCGAGACCATCGCGCACGCCGCCGACCTCGCGGGTGTCGGCGAGAGCGACGGCGGACAGGCGAACCTCGGGGATTTCTGA
- the hisH gene encoding imidazole glycerol phosphate synthase subunit HisH, whose amino-acid sequence MSVQTVADVVLVDYGLGNLRSAQRGLERAGASVSVTDNPADFEAADGIVLPGVGAFSEGMENAGPFREPLSAAAERGQPIFGICLGMQMLLTTSEEADHAGQGQVEGLDFVPGTNLRFAQGQKVPHMGWNELNVERDHPIVEGVDGEYAYFVHSYYADPDDPDAVVATTDYEVTFPAVIANEAGNVFGTQFHPEKSGETGLRILRNFVEYCADR is encoded by the coding sequence ATGAGCGTTCAGACGGTAGCGGATGTCGTCCTCGTGGACTACGGCCTCGGCAATCTCCGCAGCGCCCAGCGGGGACTCGAACGCGCCGGCGCGTCGGTCTCGGTGACCGACAACCCGGCCGACTTCGAGGCGGCGGACGGGATCGTCCTCCCCGGTGTCGGCGCGTTCAGCGAGGGAATGGAGAACGCCGGACCGTTCCGCGAACCGCTTTCGGCGGCCGCAGAGCGGGGCCAGCCGATCTTCGGGATCTGCCTCGGAATGCAGATGCTGCTCACGACGAGCGAGGAGGCCGACCACGCCGGACAGGGACAGGTCGAGGGACTCGACTTCGTCCCCGGGACGAACCTCAGGTTCGCTCAGGGGCAGAAAGTTCCCCATATGGGTTGGAACGAACTGAACGTCGAGCGCGATCACCCGATCGTCGAGGGAGTTGATGGGGAGTACGCCTACTTCGTCCACTCGTACTACGCCGACCCCGACGACCCCGACGCGGTGGTCGCGACCACCGACTACGAGGTGACGTTCCCGGCGGTGATCGCCAACGAAGCGGGCAACGTCTTCGGGACACAGTTCCACCCCGAGAAGTCCGGTGAAACCGGTCTGCGGATCCTCCGGAATTTTGTCGAGTACTGCGCTGACCGGTAA
- the pheA gene encoding prephenate dehydratase: MQVVTLGPEGTYSHRAARAVDEDVVFRESVSGIVDAVDSGAYERGVVPIENSIEGSVTETLDAIANADIAVIQEIVTPIRHALLAQSANFDTVASHSQALAQCRSYLEREYPDAELEPVTSTARGVEYAREDPTVAGIGHPDNAGDDLTVIAEDIQDRSSNATRFLVIAPAEERADGGGKSTIVVYPNANYPGLLLELLEAFAERDINLSRIESRPSGNRLGDYLFHIDFDAGFYEDRAQEALEDIEEIAENGWVKRLGSYDKRHVLY; encoded by the coding sequence ATGCAGGTAGTCACGTTGGGTCCCGAAGGAACGTACTCCCACCGCGCCGCCCGCGCCGTCGACGAGGACGTCGTGTTCCGCGAGTCGGTCTCGGGAATCGTCGACGCGGTCGACAGCGGGGCGTACGAGCGCGGCGTCGTCCCCATCGAAAACAGCATCGAGGGGAGCGTCACGGAGACGCTTGACGCCATCGCGAACGCCGACATCGCCGTCATCCAAGAGATCGTCACGCCGATCCGACACGCGCTCCTCGCGCAGTCGGCGAACTTCGATACGGTCGCCTCCCACTCCCAAGCGCTCGCACAGTGTCGCTCCTACCTCGAACGCGAGTATCCCGACGCCGAGTTAGAGCCCGTCACGAGCACCGCACGCGGCGTCGAGTACGCCCGTGAGGACCCGACGGTCGCCGGAATCGGTCATCCGGACAACGCCGGCGACGACCTCACGGTCATCGCCGAAGACATCCAAGACCGCTCCTCGAACGCGACGCGCTTTCTGGTCATCGCACCCGCCGAGGAGCGCGCCGACGGCGGCGGCAAGTCGACGATCGTCGTCTACCCGAACGCGAACTACCCCGGACTCCTGCTCGAACTGCTCGAAGCGTTCGCCGAGCGCGACATCAACCTCTCGCGGATCGAATCGCGGCCGAGCGGTAACCGCCTCGGCGATTACCTCTTCCACATCGACTTCGATGCGGGCTTCTACGAAGACCGCGCCCAAGAGGCGCTCGAAGACATCGAGGAGATCGCCGAGAACGGCTGGGTGAAGCGGCTCGGATCCTACGACAAACGGCACGTGCTCTACTGA
- the hsp14 gene encoding archaeal heat shock protein Hsp14, whose amino-acid sequence MMRRTPSFDDFEFDDLFGRMSRQFEEMSRQFEGGRFGRETAIDLREDSESFVAVVDLPGFEKRDIDLSVTDDMLTIEASRSESADEESEHYVHRERRSDSVHRSIRLPAAVRADDASATYNNGVLSVTLPKLHVEDEASHHIDVE is encoded by the coding sequence ATGATGAGACGTACCCCCAGTTTCGACGACTTCGAGTTTGACGACCTCTTCGGTCGGATGTCCCGACAGTTCGAGGAGATGAGCCGACAGTTCGAGGGCGGCCGATTCGGCCGCGAGACGGCGATCGACCTCCGCGAAGATTCGGAATCGTTCGTGGCGGTCGTCGACCTCCCGGGCTTCGAGAAGCGCGATATCGACCTCTCGGTGACGGACGATATGCTGACGATCGAGGCCTCCCGGTCTGAATCCGCCGACGAGGAGAGCGAACACTACGTCCACCGCGAGCGCCGGTCCGACTCGGTCCACCGCTCGATCCGCCTCCCGGCGGCCGTCCGCGCCGACGACGCGTCGGCGACGTACAACAACGGCGTTCTCTCCGTGACGCTGCCGAAGCTACACGTCGAGGACGAGGCGTCCCACCACATCGACGTCGAGTGA